One window of Mauremys reevesii isolate NIE-2019 linkage group 4, ASM1616193v1, whole genome shotgun sequence genomic DNA carries:
- the SRSF5 gene encoding serine/arginine-rich splicing factor 5 has protein sequence MSGCRVFIGRLNPAAREKDVERFFKGYGRIRDIDLKRGFGFVEFEDPRDADDAVYELDGKELCSERVTIEHARARSRGGRGRGRYSDRFSSRRPRNDRRNAPPVRTENRLIVENLSSRVSWQDLKDFMRQAGEVTFADAHRPKLNEGVVEFASYSDLKNAIEKLSGKEINGRKIKLIEGSKRHSRSRSRSRSRSRSSSRSRSRSRSRSRKSYTRSRSRSRSKSRSVSRSPMPEKSQKRGSSSRSKSPASVDRQRSRSRSRSVDSGN, from the exons ATGAGCGGCTGCCGCGTATTCATCGGGAGGCTGAACCCTGCAGCCCGGGAGAAGGATGTGGAGAGATTCTTCAAGGGATATGGACGCATCCGGGACATAGATCTGAAAAGGGGCTTCGGATTTGTG GAATTTGAGGATCCAAGGGATGCAGATGATGCAGTCTATGAACTGGATGGAAAGGAGCTCTGCAGTGAGAG GGTTACAATTGAACATGCACGGGCCCGTTCCAGAGGTGGCAGAGGCAGAGGGCGATACTCTGATCGCTTTAGTAGCCGACGTCCACGTAATGACAGGAG AAATGCCCCACCTGTACGAACAGAAAACCGTCTGATAGTAGAGAATCTGTCTtcccgagtcagctggcag GATCTCAAAGACTTCATGAGACAAGCTGGGGAAGTAACCTTTGCAGATGCACACAGGCCTAAGCTAAATGAAGG ggtggTTGAGTTTGCCTCTTACAGTGACTTAAAGAATGCTATTGAAAAGCTCTCTGGCAAAGAAATCAATGGAAGGAAAATTAAACTAATTGAAGGCAGCAAAAGACACAG TAGGTCCAGAAGCAGGTCTCGTTCCCGTAGCAGGAGCTCGTCCAGGTCTCGCAGCCGTTCTCGTTCCCGAAGCCGCAAGTCTTACACCAGGTCCAGGAGTAGGAGCCGTAGCAAGTCTCGTTCAGTTAGTAGGTCTCCAATGCCTGAGAAGAGCCAGAAACGAGGTTCTTCTAGTAGATCAAAATCTCCAGCATCTGTGGATCGGCAGAGGTCTCGGTCAAGGTCCAGATCCGTTGACAGTGGAAATTGA